In Rissa tridactyla isolate bRisTri1 chromosome 2, bRisTri1.patW.cur.20221130, whole genome shotgun sequence, a single window of DNA contains:
- the LOC128904732 gene encoding lanosterol 14-alpha demethylase isoform X2: MLNLAEVGGSLLERVAVGNPLSLVLAASAFALSLGYLFQLGYRRHVGSDRRYPPYISSSIPFLGHAIAFGKSPIEFLENAYDKYGPVFSFTMVGKTFTYLLGSDAAALLFNSKNEDLNAEDVYSRLTTPVFGKGVAYDVPNMVFLEQKKMLKTGLNIAQFKQHVSVIEEETKQYFKAWGESGEKNLFEALSELIILTASHCLHGKEIRSLLNEKVAQLYADLDGGFTHAAWLLPGWLPLPSFRRRDRAHKAIKNIFYKVIQKRRKSEEKEDDMLQTLLDASYKDGRPLTDDEIAGMLIGLLLAGQHTSSTTSAWLGFFIARDKSIQDQCYAEQKAVCGDDLPPLTYDQLKDLSLLDRCLKETLRLRPPIMTMMRMARTPQTVAGYNIPPGHQVCVSPTVNHRLRDSWKDALEFKPDRYLQDNPAAGEKFAYVPFGAGRHRCIGENFAYVQIKTIWSTLLRLYEFDLINDYFPTINYTTMIHTPNNPLIRYKRRSL, encoded by the exons ATGCTGAACCTGGCGGAGGTCGGCGGGTCCCTGCTGGAGCGGGTGGCCGTCGGCAACCCCCTCTCCCTGGTCCTGGCCGCCTCCGCTTTCGCGCTGAGCCTCGGCTACCTGTTCCAGCTGGGGTACCGGCGCCACGTCGGGTCCGACCGGAGG TACCCACCTTATATTTCGTCAAGCATCCCTTTCCTTGGACATGCAATCGCATTTGGAAAAAGTCCCATTGAGTTTTTGGAAAATGCTTATGACAAG taTGGACCTGTGTTCAGTTTCACTATGGTTGGCAAGACATTCACGTACTTACTGGGTAGTGATGCTGCTGCTCTACTCTTCAACAGTAAAAATGAAGATTTGAATGCAGAAGATGTATACTCTCGGTTAACTACACCAGTGTTTGGCAAGGGAGTTGCTTACGATGTGCCTAATATG GTATTTTTGGAACAGAAGAAGATGCTCAAAACCGGGCTAAATATTGCCCAGTTCAAACAGCATGTATCTGTGattgaagaagaaacaaagcagtaTTTCAAAGCGTGGGGAGAAAGTGGAGAAAAAA ACTTGTTTGAAGCCCTTTCAGAACTTATCATTTTGACAGCGAGTCATTGCTTGCATGGGAAGGAAATAAGAAGTTTGCTGAATGAGAAGGTGGCTCAGCTGTACGCCGATTTGGATGGGGGTTTTACTCACGCTGCCTGGCTTCTTCCAGGTTGGCTACCTCTGCCTAGCTTCAG ACGTCGAGACCGAGCACACAAAGcaataaagaatattttctacAAGGTTATCCAGAAACGTCGAAAGTCTGAGGAAAAGGAGGATGACATGCTCCAAACTCTACTTGATGCTTCATACAA GGACGGCCGTCCGCTGACTGACGATGAAATAGCTGGCATGCTGATCGGGTTGCTGCTGGCGGGGCAGCACACATCCTCCACCACCAGTGCCTGGCTTGGCTTCTTCATCGCCAGAGACAAATCAATACAGGACCAGTGCTACGCAGAACAAAAAGCAGTCTGTGGGGATGACTTGCCACCGTTAACTTACGACCAG ctCAAGGATCTCAGTTTGCTGGATCGCTGTCTAAAAGAAACTTTAAGGCTTCGACCTCCTATAATGACCATGATGAGAATGGCCAGAACTCCCCAG ACTGTTGCTGGATACAATATTCCCCCCGGCCATCAGGTCTGTGTGTCTCCCACTGTTAACCACAGACTCAGGGACTCCTGGAAAGATGCTCTAGAATTCAAGCCGGACCGCTATCTCCAGGATAacccagcagctggagagaagtTTGCCTACGTTCCATTTGGCGCTG GCCGTCATCGCTGCATTGGAGAAAACTTTGCTTATGTTCAGATTAAGACTATTTGGTCTACACTGCTTCGTTTGTATGAATTTGATCTCATCAATGACTATTTTCCAACTATAAATTATACAACAATGATACACACACCTAATAACCCCCTCATCAGATACAAGAGGAGGTCACTGTAA
- the LOC128904732 gene encoding lanosterol 14-alpha demethylase isoform X1 — MLNLAEVGGSLLERVAVGNPLSLVLAASAFALSLGYLFQLGYRRHVGSDRRKYPPYISSSIPFLGHAIAFGKSPIEFLENAYDKYGPVFSFTMVGKTFTYLLGSDAAALLFNSKNEDLNAEDVYSRLTTPVFGKGVAYDVPNMVFLEQKKMLKTGLNIAQFKQHVSVIEEETKQYFKAWGESGEKNLFEALSELIILTASHCLHGKEIRSLLNEKVAQLYADLDGGFTHAAWLLPGWLPLPSFRRRDRAHKAIKNIFYKVIQKRRKSEEKEDDMLQTLLDASYKDGRPLTDDEIAGMLIGLLLAGQHTSSTTSAWLGFFIARDKSIQDQCYAEQKAVCGDDLPPLTYDQLKDLSLLDRCLKETLRLRPPIMTMMRMARTPQTVAGYNIPPGHQVCVSPTVNHRLRDSWKDALEFKPDRYLQDNPAAGEKFAYVPFGAGRHRCIGENFAYVQIKTIWSTLLRLYEFDLINDYFPTINYTTMIHTPNNPLIRYKRRSL, encoded by the exons ATGCTGAACCTGGCGGAGGTCGGCGGGTCCCTGCTGGAGCGGGTGGCCGTCGGCAACCCCCTCTCCCTGGTCCTGGCCGCCTCCGCTTTCGCGCTGAGCCTCGGCTACCTGTTCCAGCTGGGGTACCGGCGCCACGTCGGGTCCGACCGGAGG AAGTACCCACCTTATATTTCGTCAAGCATCCCTTTCCTTGGACATGCAATCGCATTTGGAAAAAGTCCCATTGAGTTTTTGGAAAATGCTTATGACAAG taTGGACCTGTGTTCAGTTTCACTATGGTTGGCAAGACATTCACGTACTTACTGGGTAGTGATGCTGCTGCTCTACTCTTCAACAGTAAAAATGAAGATTTGAATGCAGAAGATGTATACTCTCGGTTAACTACACCAGTGTTTGGCAAGGGAGTTGCTTACGATGTGCCTAATATG GTATTTTTGGAACAGAAGAAGATGCTCAAAACCGGGCTAAATATTGCCCAGTTCAAACAGCATGTATCTGTGattgaagaagaaacaaagcagtaTTTCAAAGCGTGGGGAGAAAGTGGAGAAAAAA ACTTGTTTGAAGCCCTTTCAGAACTTATCATTTTGACAGCGAGTCATTGCTTGCATGGGAAGGAAATAAGAAGTTTGCTGAATGAGAAGGTGGCTCAGCTGTACGCCGATTTGGATGGGGGTTTTACTCACGCTGCCTGGCTTCTTCCAGGTTGGCTACCTCTGCCTAGCTTCAG ACGTCGAGACCGAGCACACAAAGcaataaagaatattttctacAAGGTTATCCAGAAACGTCGAAAGTCTGAGGAAAAGGAGGATGACATGCTCCAAACTCTACTTGATGCTTCATACAA GGACGGCCGTCCGCTGACTGACGATGAAATAGCTGGCATGCTGATCGGGTTGCTGCTGGCGGGGCAGCACACATCCTCCACCACCAGTGCCTGGCTTGGCTTCTTCATCGCCAGAGACAAATCAATACAGGACCAGTGCTACGCAGAACAAAAAGCAGTCTGTGGGGATGACTTGCCACCGTTAACTTACGACCAG ctCAAGGATCTCAGTTTGCTGGATCGCTGTCTAAAAGAAACTTTAAGGCTTCGACCTCCTATAATGACCATGATGAGAATGGCCAGAACTCCCCAG ACTGTTGCTGGATACAATATTCCCCCCGGCCATCAGGTCTGTGTGTCTCCCACTGTTAACCACAGACTCAGGGACTCCTGGAAAGATGCTCTAGAATTCAAGCCGGACCGCTATCTCCAGGATAacccagcagctggagagaagtTTGCCTACGTTCCATTTGGCGCTG GCCGTCATCGCTGCATTGGAGAAAACTTTGCTTATGTTCAGATTAAGACTATTTGGTCTACACTGCTTCGTTTGTATGAATTTGATCTCATCAATGACTATTTTCCAACTATAAATTATACAACAATGATACACACACCTAATAACCCCCTCATCAGATACAAGAGGAGGTCACTGTAA